A part of Acropora palmata chromosome 6, jaAcrPala1.3, whole genome shotgun sequence genomic DNA contains:
- the LOC141884437 gene encoding elastase-1-like, producing the protein MEVSICVVVVILLNLRLSSVDGTTECGKRPPMPRVIGGEEAFPHSWPWQAEILKYQLPTQGGGEREWAWDHKCGGSLIHREWIITAAHCLSQNPDPRIYRIILGVHDRSQEESMRQYFDVSQLYIHKRFQTYAGYGHDIALIRLSRPAVLNREVGLVCLPKQNQRVEVGKNCYLTGWGVYLPGGLDNKSETLQQAKIPIVSQERCSKGNSFFQPVHDESMICAGFGRADSKVSGCNGDSGGPLSCPENGKFVLRGAVSWGIPSCPAGETFSVFARISSFVDWVNDHIKNSDMY; encoded by the exons atgGAGGTTTCAATTTGCGTTGTTGTGGTTATTCTACTAAACCTTAGGTTATCGAGCGTCGATGGGACGACAG AATGTGGAAAGAGGCCTCCCATGCCAAGAGTGATCGGTGGTGAGGAGGCGTTTCCCCATTCATGGCCTTGGCAAGCAGAGATTCTAAAGTACCAGTTGCCGACCCAGGGGGGAGGAGAAAGAGAATGGGCATGGGATCACAAATGCGGGGGATCTTTGATTCACAGAGAGTGGATTATTACAGCTGCACATTGTCTATCACAAAACCCAGACCCAAGAATTTATCGAATCATTCTAG gtgtacaTGATCGGTCGCAGGAGGAATCGATGAGGCAATATTTTGATGTATCACAACTATACATACACAAACGATTTCAGACCTACGCCGGGTACGGTCATGATATCGCACTTATCAGACTTTCCAGGCCTGCAGTACTTAATCGAGAGGTCGGACTTGTCTGTCTTCCAAAGCAGAACCAGAGAGTTGAAGTGGGCAAGAATTGCTATCTTACAG GTTGGGGCGTCTATCTACCTGGCGGGTTGGACAACAAATCAGAAACGCTACAGCAAGCTAAAATTCCTATCGTTAGTCAAGAAAGATGctcaaaaggaaattctttttTCCAACCTGTGCACGATGAGTCGATGATTTGCGCCGGTTTTGGCCGCGCCGATAGTAAAGTCAGCGGCTGCAATGGCGACAGCGGCGGACCTCTATCTTGCCcagaaaatggcaaatttgTTCTCAGAGGCGCAGTTAGTTGGGGGATACCAAGTTGTCCTGCAGGCGAAACCTTCTCAGTTTTCGCTCGAATAAGTTCATTTGTCGACTGGGTTAATGATCATATCAAGAACAGTGACATGTATTAA